The proteins below come from a single Tachysurus fulvidraco isolate hzauxx_2018 chromosome 26, HZAU_PFXX_2.0, whole genome shotgun sequence genomic window:
- the myo1ca gene encoding unconventional myosin-Ic isoform X1 has translation MRYIGREVEVDGGVRLVMESALSARDRVGVQDFLLLDNYMSEAAFIENLRRRYKENLVYTYIGSVLVSVNPYKELGIYSKANMERYRGVNFYEISPHIFGLADNSYRALRTARKDQCILISGESGAGKTEASKKILQYYTITCPTRNNTHSIRERLLLSIPVLEAFGNAKTLRNDNSSRFGKYMDVQFDYKGAPIGGHILNYLLEKTRVVHQNHGERNFHIFYQLLESGDSSLLKRLGLDVTNPHHYRYLVKGNCPRVSSISDKNSWKAVSKGLTVIGFHEQEVEELLKVVASVLHLGNTLFGEDEDGETHFTSDTQLTYLTELLGVEGSALSEALTHKKIVAKGEEMIGPLTLEQALSARDALAKAIYGRTFTWLVQKINQSLAFQDEVYYTSKCSSVIGLLDIYGFEVFQNNSFEQFCINYCNEKLQQLFIELTLKSEQEEYEAEGIGWESVEYFNNKIICDLVEEKFKGIIAILDEECLRPGDASDITFLEKLEDRLGGHAHFVTHKLANGKIRKAVGREEFRLLHYAGEVNYNVNGFLDKNNDLLYRNLKEVMCYSGNSIIKQCFHPDELTDQRRPETAATQFKQSLAKLMEILMSKEPSYVRCIKPNDAKQPERFEEVLVRHQVKYLGLMENLRVRRAGFAYRRSFEAFLQRYKPLCPDTWPNWQGKLSDGVSTLVKHLDYKPEEYKLGRSKIFIRFPKTLFRTEDALELKKPTIAVTLQKCWRGYREWAKYQRIRNATITIQSWWRGVKGRRRAKRRRQAANTIRTFVKGFILRHEPRCPDNEYFLDHVRFSYLMTIKRNLPKSVLNRTWPVPPPSLEEASVYIHRLCIHNLVNDYCRKIQPEWKNQLEQKVVASSIFRGQKDNYPRSVPRLFVSTRLENEEINLKVRQTLGSDNRVKYGLPVIKYDRHGFRARPRQLLMTSSSVVLVQESKIKQRIDYGSLLGISVSSLSDGFFVLHVPTADNKQKGDLVLQSDHVIEAVTKLAILSEKIHNVNVSHDRIRFAIARGKEGIIDFTSGAELRVVKTKNGHLAVMAPSLNSGV, from the exons gaggtggaggtggatggAGGTGTGAGACTGGTGATGGAGAGCGCTCTGTCAGCGAGGGATAGGGTGGGGGTGCAGGATTTCCTGCTCCTGGACAACTACATGAGCGAAGCGGCTTTCATCGAGAACCTGCGCCGGCGTTATAAAGAGAACCTCGTATAC acaTATATCGGCTCTGTGTTGGTGTCAGTGAATCCGTACAAAGAGCTTGGGATCTATTCCAAAGCCAACATGGAGCGCTACAGAGGAGTCAACTTCTATGAGATTTCACCtcacat CTTCGGCTTGGCAGATAACTCGTACCGTGCCCTGAGGACGGCGCGAAAGGATCAGTGCATCCTGATCTCCGGGGAGAGCGGAGCGGGAAAAACGGAGGCATCGAAAAAAATCCTGCAGTATTACACCATCACCTGCCCTACAcgcaacaacacacactctatccGAGAGAGGCTGCTGCTGTCCATCCCTGTGctggag GCTTTTGGGAACGCTAAAACTCTGCGTAATGACAACTCCAGCCGCTTCGGCAAGTACATGGACGTGCAGTTTGACTACAAG GGCGCTCCGATTGGTGGCCACATCCTAAACTACCTTCTGGAGAAAACTCGGGTGGTGCACCAAAACCACGGAGAGAGAAACTTCCACATCTTCTACCAGCTGCTGGAGTCTGGGGACAGCTCACTACTGAAGAGGCTGGGGCTGGACGTGACCAACCCACATCACTACCGCTACCTGGTTaag GGCAATTGTCCAAGGGTGAGTTCCATCAGCGATAAGAACAGCTGGAAAGCCGTAAGCAAAGGTCTTACCGTCATTGGCTTCCACGAGCAGGAGGTGGAA GAGTTACTGAAGGTCGTTGCGAGCGTCCTGCATTTGGGAAACACCCTATTCGGAGAGGATGAGGACGGGGAGACACACTTCACCTCAGACACTCAGCTCACGTACCTCACAGAG CTGCTGGGCGTGGAAGGATCAGCTCTGAGTGAGGCTCTTACTCATAAGAAGATCGTCGCCAAAGGAGAGGAG ATGATCGGCCCGCTGACCCTCGAGCAGGCTCTGTCAGCTCGAGACGCCCTGGCCAAAGCCATATATGGTCGTACCTTTACATGGCTTGTCCAGAAGATCAACCAATCACTGGCCTTCCAG GATGAAGTGTACTACACCAGCAAATGCTCCTCCGTCATCGGTCTGTTGGACATCTACGGATTTGAGGTCTTTCAAAACAACAG TTTTGAACAGTTCTGTATCAATTACTGCAATGAGAAGCTGCAGCAGCTTTTTATCGAACTCACGCTGAAGAGCGAGCAAGAGGAGTACGAGGCCGAAGGCATCggg TGGGAGTCAGTGGAATACTTCAATAACAAAATCATCTGCGACTTGGTGGAGGAGAAATTCAAAGGCATCATTGCTATTCTG GACGAGGAGTGTTTAAGGCCAGGAGACGCCAGTGACATCACCTTTTTGGAGAAGCTCGAGGACAGATTAGGAGGCCACGCCCATTTTGTGAC TCATAAACTGGCCAATGGGAAGATTCGCAAGGCTGTGGGGAGGGAGGAGTTTCGCCTGCTACACTATGCCGGGGAGGTCAACTACAATGTGAACG GGTTCCTAGACAAAAATAATGACCTTCTGTACAGGAACCTTAAAGAG GTGATGTGCTATTCGGGAAATTCGATAATAAAGCAGTGTTTCCATCCAGATGAACTGACAGACCAGAGGAGgccagagaca GCTGCTACCCAGTTTAAGCAGAGCTTGGCCAAGCTAATGGAGATTCTGATGTCTAAGGAACCATCGTATGTCCGCTGCATCAAACCCAACGATGCCAAACaaccag aaaggTTTGAGGAGGTGTTGGTCAGACACCAGGTGAAGTACCTGGGTTTAATGGAGAATCTGAGAGTAAGAAGAGCTGGATTTGCTTACAGACGGAGCTTTGAGGCTTTCCTACAGAG gtataAGCCTCTATGTCCAGACACTTGGCCAAACTGGCAGGGAAAACTATCAGATGGTGTCTCTACCCTAGTCAAACACCTGGACTACAAACCTGAGGAGTACAAACtgggcag GTCAAAAATCTTCATCCGTTTCCCAAAAACACTTTTCCGGACAGAGGACGCACTGGAACTTAAGAAACCAACCATCG CTGTTACATTACAGAAATGCTGGAGAGGATACAGGGAATGGGCCAAATACCAACGCATCAGAAATGCAA CAATCACAATCCAGTCATGGTGGAGGGGGGTCAAAGGGCGCAGGAGAGCCAAGCGGCGCAGACAAGCTGCAAACACCATCcgcac gTTTGTAAAAGGCTTCATTCTGAGGCACGAGCCTCGTTGTCCTGATAACGAGTACTTCTTGGACCACGTGCGCTTCTCGTACTTGATGACAATCAAGAGGAATTTACCGAAGAGTGTTCTGAATAGGACTTGGCCGGTGCCACCACCATCACTTGAAGag GCCTCGGTGTACATCCACCGTCTGTGTATACACAACCTGGTGAACGATTACTGCAGGAAAATCCAACCCGAGTGGAAGAACCAG CTGGAGCAGAAGGTTGTAGCCAGTAGTATTTTTAGGGGTCAGAAGGACAACTACCCTCGAAGTGTCCCTAGGCTTTTTGTGAGCACCAGACTGg AGAATGAAGAGATCAATCTCAAAGTTCGACAAACTCTCGGAAGTGATAACAGAGTGAAG tatggtTTGCCAGTCATCAAATACGATCGACATGGATTTCGTGCCAGGCCACGCCAGCTACTGATGACCAGCTCTTCTGTGGTTCTTGTTCAAGAGTCCAAAATCAAGCAGCGCATCGACTACGGTTCCCTGCTGG GCATCTCAGTCAGTTCCCTCAGCGACGGCTTTTTTGTCCTGCACGTGCCCACCGCTGACAACAAGCAGAAG GGCGACCTTGTGCTGCAGAGTGACCACGTGATCGAGGCTGTCACCAAGCTGGCCATTCTGTCAGAAAAGATACACAACGTCAATGTCAGTcatgacag aattAGGTTTGCAATAGCCCGGGGCAAAGAGGGCATAATTGACTTCACTTCTGGGGCAGAGCTGCGGGTGGTAAAGACCAAGAATGGACACCTGGCTGTG ATGGCACCCAGTCTCAACAGCGGTGTATGA
- the myo1ca gene encoding unconventional myosin-Ic isoform X2 produces the protein MESALSARDRVGVQDFLLLDNYMSEAAFIENLRRRYKENLVYTYIGSVLVSVNPYKELGIYSKANMERYRGVNFYEISPHIFGLADNSYRALRTARKDQCILISGESGAGKTEASKKILQYYTITCPTRNNTHSIRERLLLSIPVLEAFGNAKTLRNDNSSRFGKYMDVQFDYKGAPIGGHILNYLLEKTRVVHQNHGERNFHIFYQLLESGDSSLLKRLGLDVTNPHHYRYLVKGNCPRVSSISDKNSWKAVSKGLTVIGFHEQEVEELLKVVASVLHLGNTLFGEDEDGETHFTSDTQLTYLTELLGVEGSALSEALTHKKIVAKGEEMIGPLTLEQALSARDALAKAIYGRTFTWLVQKINQSLAFQDEVYYTSKCSSVIGLLDIYGFEVFQNNSFEQFCINYCNEKLQQLFIELTLKSEQEEYEAEGIGWESVEYFNNKIICDLVEEKFKGIIAILDEECLRPGDASDITFLEKLEDRLGGHAHFVTHKLANGKIRKAVGREEFRLLHYAGEVNYNVNGFLDKNNDLLYRNLKEVMCYSGNSIIKQCFHPDELTDQRRPETAATQFKQSLAKLMEILMSKEPSYVRCIKPNDAKQPERFEEVLVRHQVKYLGLMENLRVRRAGFAYRRSFEAFLQRYKPLCPDTWPNWQGKLSDGVSTLVKHLDYKPEEYKLGRSKIFIRFPKTLFRTEDALELKKPTIAVTLQKCWRGYREWAKYQRIRNATITIQSWWRGVKGRRRAKRRRQAANTIRTFVKGFILRHEPRCPDNEYFLDHVRFSYLMTIKRNLPKSVLNRTWPVPPPSLEEASVYIHRLCIHNLVNDYCRKIQPEWKNQLEQKVVASSIFRGQKDNYPRSVPRLFVSTRLENEEINLKVRQTLGSDNRVKYGLPVIKYDRHGFRARPRQLLMTSSSVVLVQESKIKQRIDYGSLLGISVSSLSDGFFVLHVPTADNKQKGDLVLQSDHVIEAVTKLAILSEKIHNVNVSHDRIRFAIARGKEGIIDFTSGAELRVVKTKNGHLAVMAPSLNSGV, from the exons ATGGAGAGCGCTCTGTCAGCGAGGGATAGGGTGGGGGTGCAGGATTTCCTGCTCCTGGACAACTACATGAGCGAAGCGGCTTTCATCGAGAACCTGCGCCGGCGTTATAAAGAGAACCTCGTATAC acaTATATCGGCTCTGTGTTGGTGTCAGTGAATCCGTACAAAGAGCTTGGGATCTATTCCAAAGCCAACATGGAGCGCTACAGAGGAGTCAACTTCTATGAGATTTCACCtcacat CTTCGGCTTGGCAGATAACTCGTACCGTGCCCTGAGGACGGCGCGAAAGGATCAGTGCATCCTGATCTCCGGGGAGAGCGGAGCGGGAAAAACGGAGGCATCGAAAAAAATCCTGCAGTATTACACCATCACCTGCCCTACAcgcaacaacacacactctatccGAGAGAGGCTGCTGCTGTCCATCCCTGTGctggag GCTTTTGGGAACGCTAAAACTCTGCGTAATGACAACTCCAGCCGCTTCGGCAAGTACATGGACGTGCAGTTTGACTACAAG GGCGCTCCGATTGGTGGCCACATCCTAAACTACCTTCTGGAGAAAACTCGGGTGGTGCACCAAAACCACGGAGAGAGAAACTTCCACATCTTCTACCAGCTGCTGGAGTCTGGGGACAGCTCACTACTGAAGAGGCTGGGGCTGGACGTGACCAACCCACATCACTACCGCTACCTGGTTaag GGCAATTGTCCAAGGGTGAGTTCCATCAGCGATAAGAACAGCTGGAAAGCCGTAAGCAAAGGTCTTACCGTCATTGGCTTCCACGAGCAGGAGGTGGAA GAGTTACTGAAGGTCGTTGCGAGCGTCCTGCATTTGGGAAACACCCTATTCGGAGAGGATGAGGACGGGGAGACACACTTCACCTCAGACACTCAGCTCACGTACCTCACAGAG CTGCTGGGCGTGGAAGGATCAGCTCTGAGTGAGGCTCTTACTCATAAGAAGATCGTCGCCAAAGGAGAGGAG ATGATCGGCCCGCTGACCCTCGAGCAGGCTCTGTCAGCTCGAGACGCCCTGGCCAAAGCCATATATGGTCGTACCTTTACATGGCTTGTCCAGAAGATCAACCAATCACTGGCCTTCCAG GATGAAGTGTACTACACCAGCAAATGCTCCTCCGTCATCGGTCTGTTGGACATCTACGGATTTGAGGTCTTTCAAAACAACAG TTTTGAACAGTTCTGTATCAATTACTGCAATGAGAAGCTGCAGCAGCTTTTTATCGAACTCACGCTGAAGAGCGAGCAAGAGGAGTACGAGGCCGAAGGCATCggg TGGGAGTCAGTGGAATACTTCAATAACAAAATCATCTGCGACTTGGTGGAGGAGAAATTCAAAGGCATCATTGCTATTCTG GACGAGGAGTGTTTAAGGCCAGGAGACGCCAGTGACATCACCTTTTTGGAGAAGCTCGAGGACAGATTAGGAGGCCACGCCCATTTTGTGAC TCATAAACTGGCCAATGGGAAGATTCGCAAGGCTGTGGGGAGGGAGGAGTTTCGCCTGCTACACTATGCCGGGGAGGTCAACTACAATGTGAACG GGTTCCTAGACAAAAATAATGACCTTCTGTACAGGAACCTTAAAGAG GTGATGTGCTATTCGGGAAATTCGATAATAAAGCAGTGTTTCCATCCAGATGAACTGACAGACCAGAGGAGgccagagaca GCTGCTACCCAGTTTAAGCAGAGCTTGGCCAAGCTAATGGAGATTCTGATGTCTAAGGAACCATCGTATGTCCGCTGCATCAAACCCAACGATGCCAAACaaccag aaaggTTTGAGGAGGTGTTGGTCAGACACCAGGTGAAGTACCTGGGTTTAATGGAGAATCTGAGAGTAAGAAGAGCTGGATTTGCTTACAGACGGAGCTTTGAGGCTTTCCTACAGAG gtataAGCCTCTATGTCCAGACACTTGGCCAAACTGGCAGGGAAAACTATCAGATGGTGTCTCTACCCTAGTCAAACACCTGGACTACAAACCTGAGGAGTACAAACtgggcag GTCAAAAATCTTCATCCGTTTCCCAAAAACACTTTTCCGGACAGAGGACGCACTGGAACTTAAGAAACCAACCATCG CTGTTACATTACAGAAATGCTGGAGAGGATACAGGGAATGGGCCAAATACCAACGCATCAGAAATGCAA CAATCACAATCCAGTCATGGTGGAGGGGGGTCAAAGGGCGCAGGAGAGCCAAGCGGCGCAGACAAGCTGCAAACACCATCcgcac gTTTGTAAAAGGCTTCATTCTGAGGCACGAGCCTCGTTGTCCTGATAACGAGTACTTCTTGGACCACGTGCGCTTCTCGTACTTGATGACAATCAAGAGGAATTTACCGAAGAGTGTTCTGAATAGGACTTGGCCGGTGCCACCACCATCACTTGAAGag GCCTCGGTGTACATCCACCGTCTGTGTATACACAACCTGGTGAACGATTACTGCAGGAAAATCCAACCCGAGTGGAAGAACCAG CTGGAGCAGAAGGTTGTAGCCAGTAGTATTTTTAGGGGTCAGAAGGACAACTACCCTCGAAGTGTCCCTAGGCTTTTTGTGAGCACCAGACTGg AGAATGAAGAGATCAATCTCAAAGTTCGACAAACTCTCGGAAGTGATAACAGAGTGAAG tatggtTTGCCAGTCATCAAATACGATCGACATGGATTTCGTGCCAGGCCACGCCAGCTACTGATGACCAGCTCTTCTGTGGTTCTTGTTCAAGAGTCCAAAATCAAGCAGCGCATCGACTACGGTTCCCTGCTGG GCATCTCAGTCAGTTCCCTCAGCGACGGCTTTTTTGTCCTGCACGTGCCCACCGCTGACAACAAGCAGAAG GGCGACCTTGTGCTGCAGAGTGACCACGTGATCGAGGCTGTCACCAAGCTGGCCATTCTGTCAGAAAAGATACACAACGTCAATGTCAGTcatgacag aattAGGTTTGCAATAGCCCGGGGCAAAGAGGGCATAATTGACTTCACTTCTGGGGCAGAGCTGCGGGTGGTAAAGACCAAGAATGGACACCTGGCTGTG ATGGCACCCAGTCTCAACAGCGGTGTATGA
- the LOC113650951 gene encoding uncharacterized protein LOC113650951: protein MAWCRTVLWFCLLATMYERRCSALSSFSRSLSLTRAVRSNVQNLLLRYKEEQFGDKHFDDKRIVLNTLPPVTINYRMWLQMEDAERLFRASRDLQLFWSHLESQRQKLQGNSEVEERAMNMKPRNRRGRPLQSLSQSILGIQLDLRDLIRQVNSQLLSMSTSNTPPPTSTLSTTISSSTSRPSASPISTSTASPPGSTRSALDLILSITPRSIDVQSVPRHGQREPSPGPVQQKPDTSRWMSVLEGYVILRDLDRYLCRLVRDYTLLRAKS, encoded by the exons atggcGTGGTGCAGAACAGTTCTCTGGTTCTGTCTCTTAGCAACAATGTATGAGAGACGCTGCTCTGCTCTTAGTAGTTTCTCCAGATCCCTCAGTCTGACACGTGCCGTCCGCTCCAACGTACAGAATCTTCTACTCAGATAC aaaGAAGAACAATTTGGAGATAAACACTTTGATGACAAGAGAATCGTATTGAACACACTGCCACCAGTCACCATAAACTATCGGATGTGGCTTCaaatggag gatgctGAGCGCTTGTTCCGTGCCTCTCGTGACCTTCAGTTGTTCTGGTCTCACCTGGAGAGTCAGCGTCAGAAACTGCAGGGAAACAGTGAAGTTGAAGAGAGAGCGATGAACATGAAGCCGAGAAACAGGCGAGGAAGACCACTTCAGTCCTTATCCCAGAGCATTCTGGGAATCCAGCTGGACCTCCGAGACCTCATCAGACAAGTCAACTCTCAG CTACTTAGCATGAGCACGTCAAACACACCTCCTCCGACCTCCACCTTGTCCACCACCATTTCCTCGTCAACATCCAGGCCGAGCGCATCCCCGATCTCGACCTCCACCGCGTCTCCACCCGGCTCCACTCGTTCAGCTCTGGACCTCATCCTGTCCATCACTCCACGCAGCATTGACGTCCAGTCAGTCCCTCGGCACGGACAGCGTGAGCCATCCCCGGGTCCGGTGCAGCAGAAACCGGACACGTCTCGGTGGATGTCGGTTCTCGAGGGCTACGTCATCCTCCGTGACCTGGATCGCTACCTATGCAGGCTAGTGAGGGATTATACGCTGCTCCGGGCTAAATCCTGA